AAGAATGATGAGGTTCGAGAAGATTATGTTAGATGCAACATGAAAAGTACTCTGAGGAGATTTAAAACATTGGATGGCCGTTCACTTGGCCCTGACGAGGAGGTACATGTCTTTCCCATTTATGTGGGTGAAAGGGAGAGTCGGCAATTCAATAATGCATCAAGAACAACCAGCCCATCATCACCTACAATTACGAAACAAGAAAACACAGTGCAACCTGTTGAAAGAGAACCAATAGATGGTAAATCCTTGGTGATGACAGAGTCAAAGATCAAGATGTTGAAAGGCAAAACATCTGGTAATCCTATCCCGAGGAGTGGGTTGCACATTGAATTTGGACAACTTGGGGTTGAGGAGACAAATGACGAAGAGAAACAGCAAACAAAGGAGGAACTGGAATTGGCGAGGAAGGATGAGATCTTAAGAAAAGATGAGATTGATGCAGAGTTGAAGGAGCAACTTCGACAGGAGGAGAAAGTGAAAGCTCAGGAGGCGCTTGAGAGGAAAAAGCGAAATGCAGATAAGGCTCAAATGAGGGCTTTGTCACGAGCTCAAAAGGAAGCTGAACAGAAGGAAAAGGTAATCACCATACTATCTAATGCATTTATCTTTATTTACCATTTTTCATATGCATGAAAATGTTACACAATTTGTTTTGTCCCCATGTCTTGATGTAAAAACTGTTGGGTATGTAGGAGAAGGAAAAGCGAATGagaaagaaggaaaagaagacCACTGATGGTGAAAATGGTCCGGAACTCCAGACAAACCAGATCAAGGAGGAGAGTAAGGATAGTCCTGCGGCAAAACCTATTAAAACTTCACATTTTAACAGGTACAACAAAACAAAAGCTACTATCCCTCCGGCTCTTCGCAACAGAGGCAAGAAACGCTTGAAACAATTTATGTGGTGGATTTTTGGTGCGCTAATTGTTCTTTTTATATTCTTGGTGGGAAATAGTGGAGCTTTTAAGAACCTTAGACCTCTTAAAGAGGACGGTTTTTTGGGCAACCAGCAGCCGGCACAACCTATTTGGAAATCTTAGGCGTCGAGAGTTCCAAATCCTTATCGTGTATTCCTGGTATTCACCAAGAGAATGAGAGAGGCAACTGTTTCTCTTGGCTAATTTGACTCTGTTATTTGTCAGTTGGTCTTCACTTAGCAACATTGGCATTAGTTTCACATATAGATGGTAGAAAGGTTATGAATATGTTATGTGAAGAGTAGGAAAATaatagtaatatctataaatgCGATATATACTAAAGGTTTGTTGGGTTATAAATCCATTGCCTTGCATACAAAGCCAAACGATTTGCAGGGGGTACAATATTATGAATGTCAACAACCTTCTGGATAAGGCTGGTGGGTTCAGTTATAAAAATGTGAATTCCTGCTGATTTTTAACAATGATTGATTTGAAATATTGTGTTCAACATTTGCTGCTGACCATCATTAGTCGTGCTTTCTGAATTTAAAAAAAGGTTCAACATTCAAAATATGGGTTTTGTTGTCAAGTCAAGTGCAGTGGATGTGTAATTGCTGAAATGGATTGATTCCGTAAAATCAAGTGGTAATAAAGATCAAATGCAAGAGAGAAGAGTGTAAGTGCATGATACACCGCTTGGTTCTGGGCTTCTGGCCAATTGCAAGATTTGGAGATTTATATGAAATGTACTTTGTTTGGTTCTTAACATGACCATTTTTCTTGGTCACAACATTGATCAAATCTCGTCAGTATTCACAAATCACAATCAAGTCATATGTTGTTTTTCGATGGAATGCGAGCCACAGTTTAGAGAGAAATGTTGATAAAGTGAAGAGGAAGGATTTGAAGAGAGTGAGACTTTTCAGAGAAATGTTGGTAAATGAATAGCAAAGATTTTGAGAGAAAAAAGAAAGCGGTGGCTAATTAATACCATTTTcattgataattttttttttatatctGTCAATTATTCTTAggagtttttttttaaaatacactTTTTTCTACAAGAAAATACATTTTtctataaaataattttcaaaaatacaattttttaagTTTCATTTTCAAAAATACGATTTGCAAATAATCCAATCTCAAATGCATTTTTTACTTTATTTTTTGTAAAATTGATTTGATTAAATGTAACTAATGCAACcttaaaatcaatatttttaaaatttaaaattaaattgtatAATGGGTTGCAGAggttattttcaaaaataaaatttaaaaaaaattaaaaattttgaaattaactTTGAAAATGATAATACTTTTGAAGAtaagtttaaaaataatattttgaataattttccTTGTATAATCTCTAAATATACTAAATTAATATGAATATATGTAAATGATAAGGTACCCTTGTGAGcatatttatgaatttaataagGACATAAAATTTTAATGTAATCTAGTTATTCCAAAACGGTACATGTTACTTGGGTGAATAAATACGAAATTGATCAATTATTATTTTTCTTGTCAAGTAATCAAACATTTATTTGAATATGAAACAAACCAAATACTTTAAACAAATTAATAATGTAAGAGTGTATGTGCTTGCCCCCAATCTGTTGTGTTGTATGGAGATCATCGAATAGATGGAGCCATGGAGGTGTAGCCTAATTAACTGGTATGCTGTGTTTGATCCTTCCTTCAGTGAGTCCCcacttttctttttttttttttctttaattatttattattatgatgaagaaaaagaagattcAGAGGTATTCTATTTAAATACCCTTTTGTGTTTGTATATTTACTTAGATTATGACAATACTGTACTTTGATAGTTACTTACAGTCTTATGATTATGTCAAAATGTGGGTGCTCTCTAGGGTCCTAACAATTATTTGAAACTATGTAACTACATTGTTTATGATAGGGCTCAGTTAAAAAGCAGAACATACATGGTTCCGGTTTTGTCCAAATACCGGACCGAATTGGCCCCTCCTCTCCCCTAGTTTATGAATTATGATACATAGTTTACTCTTGCAACTACTAGTAATGTTCAACTCAATTTTTATTAATCTGTTATCTACAAATGGGTAGGAGTTTTGTTTTCTTCATACTCCCACTTTTACAATAAATTGCTCCAACTTCTGCACTGTTTTTTGTTAATGCATCGTAGATGATCATTTTAAAGGGGTTAAATTTGTTGCATTTTTGTTTAGAATAGCCGAAATCGTTAATGCATCTCTGCTTTGTTAAGTCATTTGCTTCTAAGGCTTACATAAGACTCGGGGTTCATGCTTATTGATCTCATATGATAAGTATTTTAAGAAAAGTTATCGTCCCAGTTCAATAATGTTATCATGATCCCGCACTATTTAATTGGACATTTGTAGGATAAGCTTACAAGCCGACATTCTTCTACCAGTGGCCAAACTTTCAAGTAAATACCTCCCACCTGATTAGTGAACTAAAGCTCGTTAAAATCTTTGCAAAGTTACTGCCAACGTGTTTAAacttctttaatcagttgattatATGCCTCATCGAGATGCTTGCTATCTTCACTGTGAGGAAGGTTTCTAAACAGGGAATCCTGGTGCAATGTGTTAAACAGCTAAGTATTAAAGAAGCTACTGAGGTATACCACTTCTTCTCGCTCAGTATTTTGTTTGTATTTATATGGCGTCCGTTGTTATGTAAGTACTCTTCGTATAGAATAATTACGTGTTCAGTATTCATAAAGGAAGCATAAGAATTGTTGAAATAACATCAAACCAACAAATGTATGCATCATGTGGCCTGCAGTTATACATTTCTTGACCAATCATGTGTTCTCTTCATGTGATAGTTTTAAACAAGGAAAAAAAATTAGCAACCTATTTGCTCTATTGATCTACTTCTCACTTGAATTTTCTTTCTAAATCTTTAAAGTTACAATATGTTTGTGGAAAAACATGAAATACTAGGGTTTGCTTGCATTACATGATAGCTTTTATCTGTGCAGTGTACACGTGGTTGTCCCGTAGAATCAATACAACTGCTAgcttttataaaatataattatttagaTATGTCAGTGGTCCATTACAAATTTTTCTGATTAATTATGGAACATTTATTAAAAGCATATTCAGTTTCATTGACAATTGGGCACTAAATATCTTTCTTCGGCCTTATGGACATTCTGTTTAACTGAACCTTCTCTGGAAAACTGTAGCAGTTTGTACAGTACTGTTAACTTACTTTTGAAGTTTGATATGCTGATTGGCAATGTTTGCTTATTTTGCACTGTGAGTGACAATTGGTAATTAGGAGATGTTGATGCACACATTTGACCCCCCCGCCCCCCACGCGGGAAGGAGAGGGTGTTCTTATCGGTTTCTTGGATCTGTAGGGTTTTTTTTACGATCCACAATCTTCTATTGTTTATTTAACTCCCTCGAATGAAATGTGGGCTCAGATTTATGTCGatttttgtaacaccccaaaCATCACATAAAGACTATAATGCGGATTTGAGTTGTTACATACTATTCCTTTTGCAAATATAACAATTagaaaatatattattataattttcaTATATACTAAGCTCATTACAACACATTTTTAAAACATTAAAATTAAAACCACAAAATACATGTAAAAGTCATGTAAATAAAACCTACAGAAAATTAGCTACTATGTTTGGCTACTCTTTCCCCTATTCTCACCGCACTGATCCCTTTTACTTTCTTTTCGAAGTCCCccttttctctctcttttttttcagatttttttttcgTATTTTTTTATTGCAGTTGGCTTTATAGATATACGAAATAGGTGTCAATTTGGTTACTGAAGTCATGTGTTTGTGTTATTTATGCACCTTAAACTTATCTAGTTACTTTATAGTTTATCTTTGAAGTAataagaaaatttaaaaattacGTACTTATAAAGACATGCATTTTTTTTCAACTGAAATATATACTAGATTatcttattatttaataaaattaataaaaaaattatgaaaaatttccGAATTTAGTTTCctccctccttaaaagaatttgtCCCCAAATTTTATATAAACATAAAAATGTACGGAAACGAAACAAGTTCATAAATAGCAACTTAGTTCAATAAAATTTACTTCAAAAGTAAGTTCATACATTACTCATTATTTTGTAGTTAAGAAAAAATAATCCCAAATTAAGCTACAGATATATTAGTGGTTGCCCGGTACCACTTAAGTTGTGAACCATGTTTATATTATATAAGAAAAGTAacaatttaatctttcatatcCCATTTGAAAGTAGATTGTCTGCTACATACAATACCAGACGACATGCAAATAATTAAGTGATTCTCGATCAAATTGTCGGAAATGTATTTTTTATACTTGAGTTTAGTATTCCGAAGAGAGAATTGCTCCTTTGGTAGTGTTAACTTCTTAAAGGCATTTAGACACCATGTTAGTAAGTTGATGGTAAAATGTTCTTCTAAAAGATCAAGGATTAAAGACACAACGAAAACATAATAGAACTGTTTTGTATTAATCATCTTCGTAACCGCATACACTTTAGGGGGAGAGgcataatttattttaaataccagaagATAATTTTTTGATTTGCATATATTAGGTATTTTTTTTGTTGTGTCCTACCATAGTTTGGAAATTTCGGGTTGTGTTTACTTAAACATCTCATGCAGAAGCACACACAATAATTGAAATGATTATCTCGTGAGTCATGAATTGGTTACCACTATCTTCACCATGGAAGAAATGTTTAACATGGCCCCTCATTATATGTGCTCTATATATTGTTATATCGGGTTTGGTAGAAAGGTGAAACTAAAGTTATCATtcaatttaaatttattaattttataatgatCAATTATACTTCTTAactaataaatatatttatattttgaaaGCAGATAATTATAGGATCATGCCCGGTAGATTTGGTTTAAGATTAAATTGTAGGATTGCTTATTTTTTCTTCTTGCTAATAAATGGAATATCATGAAGTtaaatattttctttttattgCTAAATTAATATATGCTACTTTTTTACGAttcatataataatttatataagGATTAGGCAAGGGTAGAATTGGTCATACTACAAAAATTCTTTCCATCAATCCCATGATTAGAGCAATTTTACTTTGCTTTCATAAGCTAATATAGTTTGTTATTTTTTCTACCAAAAAATTGAGATTTTTTTATCAAACATCTCGCATGGAAGCAAGCACATTAACCGACACCCTAAAATTAAAGCTTTTTTTTAGATGTAATTCTTAATATATGTTTACACCTACACCTAGATTAGTTGAAACCAGAATTACCATATATTTTGTATATTGGCAATTTTATGGTTTGCAATAGTACGTCTCAAATTCTTATATTATCTATTGCTTGAAATCAAATTAATATGCATATAGATTTTTTAATAATGAGATATATAGATTTTTTAATTCTATTTCTTTAAAACctaaataatttaattttttgctaaattatttaatgaatttctatatgaaataaaatatttgctattatattttttaagaatttttatttttaagaattttCATTATTCCAacaattattttaattattttataatttcaagtGTAAAAATATTTCTTTATGATTTTTCACTTATTTTTTTTTGTGTGTGTGTATGATAGAGAGAAAGATTGTTTGTTTTATTTAGAGATGTGTTCTAATTgaaaaacaaattaaaaattaGGTTTAAGGACGAGTAAAACCGACCCAAATTCTGATGACCTACTATCAAATTTTTAATGATTCTTTTCATTGACATTGTATAGATATTGCACTTAAGGCTTATAAAAAGAGACTTTTAGTTTTCTTTTATAAATGGTAACACCACGGTGAAGACGACAACATTGACTAAATTCAATTTGATGGAGAAATCTGAAAATCGTAACAATGACACTGCTTATTTCAAAACTTCAAAGGTAATTTCATCTTTTCTTTTATTGCTTGTATAGATCTAGCTTAAAATATCATTACCAGTATTTGAATatgaattatatatttatagttGTTTCTTTGAAAATTTATTATCGAACATTAGTTTGGCATTGATGTGTTCTTCGTGATCATCCTCTTCTAGCATAAATCATAAAATAGTGTTAATGTTGATGTTTAAAACTTTCCATATAACTAGATGAACAAGCTATATGAAATCATGTTAGCTAGAAAGTAGCACTGCGGTTGGTTGTTCTTGTGAAATCAATAACATTATTAGCTTTATGGAATGACAAATGGAGTTTTTAACATGACTCATGCCCCCTTTACTAACGGATACATGTTTTCGTTAAGAATATTTCCAGAGCATTGTTCCTTTGGTAATGTTGACTTATTAAGAATTCAAAAACTGGACAACAATAAAAATGAAACAAATTGCTATGCGATTACTATAAGAGTATTTTTACACCCTTTCAGGGGAAGACATAAGTTATGGACAATGTACCAaggtaattatttattttcttaCGTAAACTATTATGGATTGTGTTCTCCCAATAATTGAAGATCAGTTACACCTATGTTACCCGGACTCGACTACAAGTATCCGACATGAATACATGGCCAAGTGTCAGAATCGACAACATTTTGGCATTTTGAAAAATGTACATATTTTTGGCTGAAAATTAGTATCCAAGTCTGAGTATTCATTTTTGAGTGTAAGTGTCAGATACGACAGGGGTACTCCAAGGTAAAATGAAGCGTCCGAGTAACATAGGTTTTCACCCAAACATCTTGGATAGAAGCACGGGAGTTGAGTGGTCGCATTAGTTAGCTACCCATAATCCCATAATGAAAGCAATTTTGACTAATTATCCTACGATGAAAGCAATTTTTCACAGGTCTAGCTTACCAATGCTACACTTATACCAAGCTTCGTTGAAACTATAATTACCATTTATTTAATAGTTGGAAGTAATTTAGTAatcttaaatatatataatatttattaaagaAATATACGAAATTTTGTTTTCTCGAAAACACATCACTAAGCAAATATTTTTTTTAGACGTGGATAACAGGGATGCTTATTAATGATGTTGGGAGAACAACTCTCCCAAAACTTAAGTTGGTATGAGAAgttcttaattgattttttaatatataaagaGCATTTAAACCAACGGAcaaattaatttaatcaattgGTATGGGAGGGCTCGAACCCGAGACCTTCTCCCTAACCCGGATAAGTATATCATGTTAACTAATCAACTCTCCTAAAAGAAGAAGATCTTAATTGGTTCAAATATCATGTTTAATAGATGAAATTTTTATGAAATGAAATGTGTGctacttatttttatttttaatgattgATTATGTTAGGACAAGACAAGGGTAAAATTGGTCATATTATAAATATTGCTTCTAAGACTTGTAAAAAGGGGCTTTCATTAGGTTTTCGTTTATAGATCAGAACAAGGCGTAGACGGAGGCGGTGACTACAACCGAGTCGAGAGCGAAATCACGCAATCTTTACACCACAGGTGCTTCAATTAAAAAATTCAAAAGTAAATTTACTCTTTTCTTGTATCACCTTGTATAAGATCTAgcatttaaaaataaaaaccagTACTTTAATCTGAATTTATGCCTTTTTGGTGATTTTATTGTTTTACATCAGTGTTACATTGATGTGTTCCTCGCATCTATCTTCTTCTAGCATAATTTAGATATCGCGTCAATAATCTAGATCTCTAGATCTAAATGTAAATGTTCTGAATAAACCTTCTTTTAACAGAATTTGCCATTTTTAATCTGATTCTCCTGATTTTACCTTGTTTCCATATGAAAGTATGTCATTACTGAATACATAGCTATACTGGCTCTGGCATTAATTACTTTTCGAGCCTGATTAATTGCATAGTAAAGTTAAGAATTGTCACTACATAAAGACTGCAAATTTCTGTGTAAAAGTTGAAAAGTTATTGATTGTACTGCCCTTGCAAAATTGTCAGCTGAATTCATTGCGTGGTTCTCCTAAAAAAGGGACAGTAGTTCAAGATTTGTATGTCTCAAATATGGCAGTTTTTAACTTCATGTTAACCGGGCTTTTGGGGTAAAAAAAATAAATAGTCTGATGGAATTTTTAAGAACGACAGGGTCAAAGGTCAAAGTTTACGAATGGCAATAAAGAGAAAGAAGTGAAAGATATGAACTAGCAGTTATAGCAATGAATATCCATGTTCTTGACTGTCTTTGTAGATTATATAGAAAAATACGAGTGCTTTCCCTTGGATAATGTTTATTGATAAACTTCTCCTCGTTCTCAGAATTATGTCTTCTGGAACCATAGTAAACAATTGTGAGAATGGTGATTGCTTTCAGCAACAATCTTCTAGAAGACAACAAGAAAAGAGAAAGAGATCACGTGGCAGCACTAGCTTGGGTAATGGAGATGGAAATTCTTCAATTGTGGTCAATAATAATCCTCCAAGATCACATGGTGCTTCTGATGTTCATCTTCCGCCCACAAGAAGAGGTCAGGGGAATGGGAGCAGCTCTCGTAGGAGCCTTAGGTCATCTAGAACTGATGAAAGGTCTGGTTCAAGCTCAGATGAAGACCCTGATATAGAACCTGGTTCCAATGATGAGGATGATTTGACACCCGCAGAGAGGAATATCCCTGGCACGCAACTTCTCAAAAACTTAGGGAAGCACCCCTCAGTATATGCTAGAGCGGGATTGGTAAGACATAGCTATTTACTATTATTCTACAGGTCCATCATTTTGGCTAGTATAGTATAAACATAATTTTTGTCGTTTTAACCTACAGAATCCTTTGACAAAAGGCCTTAGCTTTCGGGGTGCTTGGAAAAAAGCAGTAACTCTGTATCGTGTAGCAAACAATCAGTACAAACAACTATTTATTGATGCTGGTTTCGGAGATTTTCTCGAGATTGTTCCGGTAGACCTTCCACAGGGATACCTTATCGCCTTGATGGAGAGGTGGTTCGCTGAGACAAATACACTCCACTTGCCCTGCTGCGAGATTGGTCCAACTCCATTGGACTGGACTATGATTACCGGCGTACGTTTTGGAGGTGAACTTATTAAGCTAAACTCCAAGTATGAAACAGAAAAAGTCCGGAGACTTCTTGGAGTTAGAGGTATCTCGGGATCTAGGATCCGCTTGAGTGCTATCAAACCTCGAAAGGAATTGGTAGAAGCTGTTCCGCCATCTGATGAAGCAAAGGAAAGGATTTTTCGCCGATTGTTCCTCTACGTCATTGGTAGTTGTTTCTTTGGAAACAACCAATCGGTCATACATAGCGGACTTGTGCAATTTCTGGAAGACATACATACAGTGAGAACATATAATTGGGGACAAATTACATATGCAGCCTTTCTTACTGGAATGAGAAGAAAGGTTACTCGAAAAATAGGGTCTTTCACAGCGTTCTGGCAGTTTTTACCGGTAATCATTTTTTTTGCCTATCATATACTGTGATATTCCCTCATCAAAGATCCacttttttttaataattttattcctACTTAAATGAGGATAATATCAACAAAATGTTTGTTTTGGCTTATATAAGGGAGCATGTTTTCAATTTCTTTAATATTGTATGTCAATATTATATTCTGTTCTTGCTCTAGTTCTGGGCATTTGAGTATTTGAATATATGTCGTCCGGAGCATGCTGAGGCAGATGATTTTCCAAGGGCAACGCGCTGGAAGTTTCCACGAAATCTTGGCACTCTTGATAATTCAGAACTTACTGCCTCTCGCTGTCAACTGGACTATGTTGATGACAAATCCAAGGTTGGTGGTCAAACAGTTTTTAGAAGTGTATTTTACTTCTAGGATGTTTTTTTACTACTTTTTCTATTTATTTTCAGGTGACCTGGCAACCTTACTTGGCCAGTAAAAAATATAATTCAGCTGCCATCAGTGAAACAATTGAGCTTGCAAATAGCAGAGTACGGTTTATCGGTTTTGACACCTGGGAATACTATCTTGGGGAGAGATGTCAGAGACAGTTAGGTCTGCCATGCCTAGTTCCCAGTGATCCCCCCGAGATGATGCATGGAACACTCATAAATAACTGTGATGTTGATACAAGTACGGTAAGCTCAGCCCAGTATTTGGTGAGTGCTGAGAGACTCGACTATGCCTCTTGGTTCACGGACAATTCAATTGGGAAAATTGTTGACGTGACTCGACTTATTGGTGGAACTGACATTGGAAGAAAGGTCATAGGCCACTGGATGGTGAGCtctttatatatgtatatatatgaacTTGTTATCATATACCTTGTTTGAACGAAACTCATCAGCTCTTTTCATGTTTATTTTAGGAGAAATACCGACCAGGCATGATTCATGTTCCTCAATCTGAGACTGAGGAAATAGAACAGGGTCTAAATACTGCTGATGCCGAGCGTGCAAAGCTTCAAGAGGAGTTGGTAGGATTCGGACATGTCTTTGCATTCACTTGTATATATGTTAATCGTTA
The sequence above is drawn from the Apium graveolens cultivar Ventura chromosome 2, ASM990537v1, whole genome shotgun sequence genome and encodes:
- the LOC141707874 gene encoding protein MAINTENANCE OF MERISTEMS-like, whose product is MLAIFTVRKVSKQGILVQCVKQLSIKEATEVFVYRSEQGVDGGGDYNRVESEITQSLHHRIMSSGTIVNNCENGDCFQQQSSRRQQEKRKRSRGSTSLGNGDGNSSIVVNNNPPRSHGASDVHLPPTRRGQGNGSSSRRSLRSSRTDERSGSSSDEDPDIEPGSNDEDDLTPAERNIPGTQLLKNLGKHPSVYARAGLNPLTKGLSFRGAWKKAVTLYRVANNQYKQLFIDAGFGDFLEIVPVDLPQGYLIALMERWFAETNTLHLPCCEIGPTPLDWTMITGVRFGGELIKLNSKYETEKVRRLLGVRGISGSRIRLSAIKPRKELVEAVPPSDEAKERIFRRLFLYVIGSCFFGNNQSVIHSGLVQFLEDIHTVRTYNWGQITYAAFLTGMRRKVTRKIGSFTAFWQFLPFWAFEYLNICRPEHAEADDFPRATRWKFPRNLGTLDNSELTASRCQLDYVDDKSKVTWQPYLASKKYNSAAISETIELANSRVRFIGFDTWEYYLGERCQRQLGLPCLVPSDPPEMMHGTLINNCDVDTSTVSSAQYLVSAERLDYASWFTDNSIGKIVDVTRLIGGTDIGRKVIGHWMEKYRPGMIHVPQSETEEIEQGLNTADAERAKLQEELARVRRGSDA